From Saccharomycodes ludwigii strain NBRC 1722 chromosome IV, whole genome shotgun sequence, one genomic window encodes:
- a CDS encoding uncharacterized protein (similar to Saccharomyces cerevisiae YDL005C | MED2 | MEDiator complex), producing the protein MIKQNLTGIKQQNVNIQKKSTSPASSTNDHIENLALVKSINNSPYRVKAQGLMTWDSPLLKVKRIKHKKFWINFPQDKRFDIFSKFFIPRCNYDAACFLFESLRNKVEMEKKFSKDYNIILLGFECYESFDNLPSKKPLYDLETSTEDIGVYYITQTSPFTITEINIDGSISKRGYGSTGSKHKIKYAKKLVINWIEFDKSYYVFRKSLFNKKVKKSGNCIETLDDYFRWFSFPNSENFWKLRYEYDINNNAGDNTANSIKVFKLKTKYSMTKFAQWWKSGNKINNMLRPDLLPYKYVVLEANKENPNKYSSLGSILSSNPNRLASYNRFNRTGNDFLKLRENSDNVADNEYKNITKKIISNENINTNFLLSHKISTAINTINSSHNWNTEEYFSGETKKKDEREKNEHPSPIKVKKDFYKQNSNNNEDDNCSKKFSTIEGLSIRSYLLKAFNLLDEDYIGLPRHS; encoded by the coding sequence atgataaaacaaaatctaACCGGTATAAAGCAACAAAATgtaaatatacaaaaaaaaagtacaaGTCCCGCAAGTAGTACCAATGACCATATTGAAAATCTAGCTCTTGtaaaaagtataaataACAGTCCGTATAGAGTCAAGGCACAGGGTTTGATGACCTGGGATAGCccattattaaaagttaaaagGATCAAGCATAAGAAATTCTGGATTAATTTTCCACAAGACAAACGTTTTGACATTTTcagtaaattttttattccaaGATGTAATTATGACGCAgcatgttttttatttgaaagtTTAAGAAATAAAGTGGAGAtggagaaaaaattttctaaagattataatataattttattaggGTTTGAGTGCTACGAGTCATTCGATAATTTGCCAAGTAAAAAGCCATTGTACGACCTAGAAACAAGTACCGAAGATATTGGCgtttattatataacaCAAACAAGCCCATTTACAATAACTGAAATTAATATTGATGGTTCAATTAGCAAGCGTGGGTATGGTAGTACAGGTTCtaaacataaaataaaatatgcTAAAAAATTAGTCATAAATTGGATTGAGTTTGACAAAAGTTATTATGTGTTTAGAAAATCAttgttcaataaaaaagtaaaaaaaagtggcAATTGTATAGAGACTTTAGATGATTATTTTCGCtggttttcttttccaaatAGTGAAAATTTCTGGAAACTCCGGTATGAatatgatattaataataatgctgGTGACAATACAGCTAATTCAATCAAAGTATTTAAacttaaaacaaaatatagtATGACCAAATTCGCACAGTGGTGGAAAAGTGGTAATAAGATTAATAATATGTTGAGACCAGATTTACTACCTTATAAATATGTGGTTTTAGAAGccaataaagaaaatccCAATAAATATTCTTCTTTGGGAAGTATATTGTCTTCCAATCCTAATAGACTGGCCAGTTATAATCGCTTTAATAGAACAGGTAAtgactttttaaaattaaggGAAAATTCTGATAATGTTGCTGACAACgagtataaaaatattactaaaaaaattatttccaacgaaaatattaatacaaACTTTTTATTGTCGCATAAAATCTCAACAGCCATAAATACTATCAACAGTAGCCATAATTGGAATACTGAAGAATATTTCTCGGGagaaacaaagaaaaaagatgaaCGAGAAAAGAATGAACACCCAAGCCCTATCAAggttaaaaaagatttttataaacagaacagcaacaataatgaagatgataaCTGCAGTAAGAAGTTCTCAACAATTGAGGGTTTATCTATAAGAAGCTATTTATTGAAGGCATTTAATTTACTTGACGAGGATTATATCGGACTCCCTAGGCATTCCTAA
- the IGD1 gene encoding Igd1p (similar to Saccharomyces cerevisiae YFR017C | IGD1 | Inhibitor of Glycogen Debranching (paralog of YOL024W | putative protein of unknown function)): MSKSQTPFVAAPTVVKSPANINDSGSNPNIDSNNLLKAPSPSPFEKKKYEESSDFINLSEPPKALESPSASSYNLSGRGANNNDTASPTTHLFKSTKFNDYLNDVKEWVHHQHRVSSPTDNDYNSGEASYNNNSHNENSSNDKNHLNSEGADESNRNHVPSDKIEFKQQYQDDKNVEQKEGTTKENGSNTNHHNNDGNNGTPASSQLPRRLSLDRRRSSCSQFEDYKKEVYSKLHLFEK; encoded by the coding sequence ATGAGCAAGTCACAAACACCTTTTGTTGCTGCTCCAACAGTGGTCAAATCCCCTGCTAATATCAATGACTCGGGCTCCAACCCAAACATAGATTCTAACAACTTATTAAAAGCGCCATCTCCATCACCAtttgaaaagaagaaatatgAAGAATCTTCcgattttataaatttaagtGAGCCCCCAAAAGCTTTAGAATCTCCATCTGCATCTTCTTATAATCTAAGTGGCCGTGGCgctaataacaatgatacTGCCTCTCCCACTACAcatctttttaaaagtacAAAATTTAACGATTATTTGAATGATGTGAAAGAGTGGGTTCATCACCAACATCGAGTCTCGAGCCCTACCGATAATGATTATAACAGCGGCGAAGCCAgttacaataataatagtcaTAATGAAAATAGCAGTAACGACAAAAATCATCTTAACAGTGAGGGTGCTGATGAAAGTAACCGCAATCATGTGCCATCTGATAAGATAGAATTTAAACAACAGTATCaagatgataaaaatgttgAACAAAAAGAGGGGACTACAAAGGAAAATGGAAGCAATACCAACCATCATAATAATGACGGTAACAATGGTACACCCGCTAGTTCTCAATTGCCTAGAAGACTTTCCCTAGATAGAAGAAGGTCTTCATGTAGCCAGTTTgaagattataaaaaagagGTGTATTCCAAGCTTCATTtgtttgaaaaatga
- the PGK1 gene encoding phosphoglycerate kinase (similar to Saccharomyces cerevisiae YCR012W | PGK1 | 3-PhosphoGlycerate Kinase): MSISNKVSIRDVNFKDKRVFIRVDFNVPLDENKNITSNQRIVASLPTINYISEQHPRYIVLASHLGRPNGERNEKYSLKPVVPELSKLLGKPVEFLNDCVGPEVEKALAATKPGSIVLLENVRFHIEEEGSRKVDGKKVKASPEAIEKFRKGLTALADIYVNDGFSASHRAHSSVVGVELPVRAAGFLMQKELDYFGKALENPARPFLAILGGAKVADKIQLIENLLDKVNIIIVGGGMAFTFKKVLENTQIGDSIFDKAGAEIVPSLIAKAKKNNVKIVLPVDFVIADSFSNDANTKVVTDKEGIPAGWQGLDSGPATRKLFGSTIAEAKTIVWNGPPGVFEFPKFAEGSKAMLLDVEKAGANGATTIVGGGDTATVVKKFGDASKISHVSTGGGASIELLEGHVLPGLAYLSDK; the protein is encoded by the coding sequence ATGTCTATTTCCAACAAAGTTTCTATCAGAGATGTTAACTTCAAAGACAAGAGAGTCTTCATCCGTGTTGATTTCAACGTTCCATTagatgaaaacaaaaacattaCTTCTAACCAAAGAATTGTTGCTTCATTGCCAACCATCAACTACATCTCAGAACAACACCCAAGATACATTGTTTTGGCTTCTCATTTAGGTAGACCAAACGGTGAAAGAAACGAAAAATATTCTTTGAAACCAGTTGTCCCAGAATTGTCCAAGTTGTTGGGTAAGCCAGTTGAATTTTTGAATGACTGTGTCGgtccagaagttgaaaaaGCTTTGGCCGCTACCAAGCCAGGTTCTATCGTTTTGTTAGAAAACGTCAGATTCCACATCGAAGAAGAAGGTTCCAGAAAGGTCGATGGTAAGAAGGTTAAGGCTAGCCCAGAAGCCATTGAAAAATTCAGAAAGGGTTTGACTGCTTTGGCTGACATCTACGTTAATGACGGTTTCTCTGCTTCTCACAGAGCTCACAGTTCTGTTGTTGGTGTTGAATTGCCAGTCAGAGCTGCCGGTTTCTTGATGCAAAAGGAATTGGACTACTTTGGTAAGGCTTTGGAAAACCCAGCTAGACCATTTTTGGCCATTTTGGGTGGTGCCAAGGTTGCTGACAAGATTCAATTGATTGAAAACTTGTTGGACAAGgttaacattattattgtcgGTGGTGGTATGGCTTTCACCTTCAAGAAGGTTTTGGAAAACACTCAAATCGGTGACTCCATTTTTGACAAAGCCGGTGCCGAAATTGTTCCATCTTTGATTGCTAAGGCCAAGAAGAACAATGTCAAGATTGTTTTGCCAGTTGATTTCGTTATTGCTGATTCTTTCTCCAATGACGCCAACACCAAGGTTGTCACTGACAAAGAAGGTATCCCAGCTGGCTGGCAAGGGTTGGACTCCGGTCCAGCTACCAGAAAATTGTTCGGTAGCACTATTGCTGAAGCTAAGACTATTGTCTGGAACGGTCCACCAGGTGTTTTCGAATTCCCTAAATTTGCTGAAGGTTCTAAGGCTATGTTGCTTGATGTTGAAAAGGCTGGTGCCAACGGTGCTACCACCATTGTTGGTGGTGGTGACACTGCTACTGTCGTCAAGAAGTTCGGTGATGCTTCCAAGATTTCTCATGTTTCCACCGGTGGTGGTGCTTCCATTGAATTGTTGGAAGGTCACGTCTTGCCAGGTTTAGCTTATTTGTCTGACAAATAA
- a CDS encoding RNA-binding ribosome assembly factor RBP95 (similar to Saccharomyces cerevisiae YCR016W | putative protein of unknown function), producing the protein MSQHVPAWKKIAIKQKRDQPVNTPFDAKHKRKSQESDDPLNITTHLATGSLTKREKRRILKGDDLYSTQTSANLKKQKKSADQYQKKREKLPKDERMLQRKSVLKDQLRYLIEFYQSKLRETTNNDLPNNSYLLPEQLCQLEMVKKNIKPITSDTPDQKIQVINIWKFNKNKQNWIIKNLFKIDDDFIPTEFNPLLLKYFENLKSEHLKNDLINRCVKNLENWNEYIDHQELEMQKLLLENNSDDNSKEGNEEHTKEDETEQEKKLKNDADKVVQPNKDVIHRSKIILEVLKPNNAFTLKDWD; encoded by the coding sequence ATGTCGCAACACGTCCCCGCTTGGAAGAAGATAgctattaaacaaaaacgaGATCAGCCTGTTAATACCCCATTTGATGCAAAGcataaaagaaaatcccAAGAATCAGATGATCctttaaatattacaaCTCATTTAGCCACAGGTTCATTAAccaaaagagaaaaaagaagaattttAAAAGGCGATGATTTATATTCTACTCAAACATCTGCAAACCttaaaaagcaaaaaaaatccGCTGACCAGTaccaaaagaaaagggaaaagttACCGAAAGATGAAAGAATGTTGCAAAGAAAATCCGTTTTGAAGGATCAATTGCGTTATTTAATTGAGTTTTACCAAAGTAAATTGAGAGAGACCACCAATAATGACCTACCGAATAACAGCTATTTGCTTCCTGAACAACTATGTCAGTTGGAAATggtaaagaaaaatatcaaacCAATAACAAGTGACACACCAGATCAGAAAATCCAAGTAATTAATATCTGGAAGTTCAATAAGAACAAACAAAACTGGATAATCaagaatttatttaaaatagatGACGATTTTATACCAACGGAGTTTAAccctttattattaaaatattttgaaaatttaaaaagtgaacatttaaaaaatgactTAATTAATAGATGCGTAAAAAACTTAGAAAATTGGAATGAATATATTGATCACCAAGAATTGGAAATGCAAAAGTTGCTTCTAGAAAACAATAGCGATGATAACAGCAAAGAAGGGAATGAGGAACATACAAAAGAAGACGAAACAGAACAGGAAAAGAAACTGAAGAATGATGCAGACAAAGTTGTACAGCCAAATAAAGATGTTATTCATAGAAGTAAAATTATATTGGAGGTGTTAAAGCCTAATAATGCTTTTACTTTGAAGGACTGGGACTAG
- a CDS encoding uncharacterized protein (hypothetical protein (putative homolog of Saccharomyces cerevisiae YCR014C | POL4 | POLymerase)), protein MNVGVAIDAQNASSKWCIDNFLNLEIIPETENDKLLQCFKLFNKDNLILVIGKCGKLLQDWDNYIFNDINVIKRCLLLYNEFIDEVTLYKSFVDDNKTLKSGNRYVLKRSLQRNNLIVEEMDVSEYYDKNGINLDYEAAADDDDTIRYSEETLEQCNIANKVFKYDLTNYLNSSNLINNHSKYDNDEMEIVNNYNSLKVVNIFDPSKKPSPSAVPPPENSSSPWSSVRSKNRRRRNRRKH, encoded by the coding sequence atgaatGTTGGAGTTGCCATTGATGCACAGAATGCTTCAAGTAAATGGTGCATAGataattttcttaatttagaaataataCCCGAAACTGAAAATGATAAACTTTTACAATGTTTCaagttatttaataaagataacTTAATACTAGTCATAGGTAAATGTGGCAAATTGTTACAAGATTGggataattatattttcaatgatattaatgtaataaaaagatgCTTATTGCTATATAATGAATTCATTGATGAAGTAACACTATATAAGTCTTTTGTTGATGACAATAAAACTCTCAAAAGTGGTAATAGATATGTCCTGAAAAGATCTTTACAAAGGaataatttaattgttGAAGAAATGGATGTAAGTGAATACTATGACAAGAATGGAATTAACCTAGACTATGAAGCTGCTgctgatgatgatgataccATACGTTATTCCGAAGAGACATTAGAACAGTGCAATATTGCCAACAAAGTGTTTAAATATGatttaacaaattatttgaaCTCAAGTAATCTTATAAATAATCATTCAAAATATGACAATGATGAAATGGAAATAGtcaataattataattcattaaaagttgttaatatatttgacCCGTCTAAGAAGCCTAGTCCTTCAGCAGTGCCTCCTCCAGAAAATTCATCATCACCGTGGTCATCTGTTAGATCCAAAAATAGAAGACGTAGGAACAGAAGGaaacattga
- the CWH43 gene encoding Cwh43p (similar to Saccharomyces cerevisiae YCR017C | CWH43 | Calcofluor White Hypersensitive): MSKSHLRTTVTSTTHTQKLTKNIKFNASLIAIAHSFCSLLAFLVALIIAYKLHYIKIITNAHFSYPDEWFPSVSAAIGDRYPERSVFQILIALTALPRFLLLGCHFIINNYCWSQLIVGVLRTVTCGGWVYITSTDDHDTHDVFMIAYIILTIPWNIITIKKGGEKWKKGKILCSISFFGTLIPLIYWFIQHKVKIRPGAYSIYAYFEWTLIILDILFDFLCLNDFQCLDILFRIKPTFGLSFMNVGKQDVNDQEDDPDYILSEQEDISFLSDDEVLSIDKEEITQLLIEKDIIIPQENKKSHFNTMRDSANFEIFINIIDFIIATYQSFLFWTSATALLCIIWHFPLWYMGISGYELSIFFLVAPVLYYIPYCSLWVNHYGTLLSSLIALGSYLVSIPEKRLIVVGIGCSLCVLNFVYYIYSMLDTDWKILEYSVCWCLGLTLSVIVKMGWFTNNPLWPIMYEGNGGWNKTGIIIGLVLSFIAPNLNKFKTPNGTISRSTVSYTLVSKSLIIFGFGSLLFAIHQLLSDSSTLIYWSWEGWNMKNGGTPLLHWPWSSLTCLIMLFSSLTNFILAPTLSKKCVVILLLTISTLVLSSSHITEWDNYLYGGVPYLISIIWCIPYYFQSLYELHSISVFCCSFFIYVLLILAHVWTVAYAFVPYGWLLRERLPHVLLFSTLNIILGLIVGGKPAGYSIRCHSVKCSKFYRFLVGMAVTLFTLLGIFHKQLQPFKTGLPQPHHAPEKLFTAGIWTIHFGLDNDMWASEKRIINLIESMELDVVGLLETDTQRITMGNRDLTNELGHKLNMYADYGPGPNKHTWGCALLSKFPIIESKHYLLPSPKGELAPAIHATLQMYGGKLVDVFVFHSGQEEDEEDRRLQSEKLAQYMGSVPIGRPSILLSYLVTKPHEGFYNNYVSDVSGMHDIEPEDMERWCEYILYKNLKRVGYARVSRGTITDTELQVGKFQVLDDNEIQEVGEDLLYQNHKVKNVDEVPWGLRFPSKYLGEGVDGHCYHVFGDPYYYDFDLDDQIFDEEEKND, translated from the coding sequence atGAGTAAGTCACACCTAAGGACTACAGTTACCAGTACTACGCACACACAAAAATTgaccaaaaatataaaatttaatgcCTCGCTAATAGCTATAGCACATTCTTTTTGTAGTTTATTGGCATTCCTGGTAGCTTTGATAATTGCCTATAAGTTACACTACATTAAAATCATCACAAACGCACACTTTTCCTATCCTGACGAATGGTTTCCAAGCGTATCGGCAGCAATTGGTGATAGATATCCAGAGAGATCagtttttcaaatattaattgCACTTACCGCACTACCTCGATTTTTGTTACTAGGTTGCCATTTCatcataaataattattgcTGGAGTCAACTAATTGTTGGTGTCTTAAGAACCGTTACTTGTGGTGGCTGGGTGTATATCACTAGTACCGATGATCATGATACACATGATGTTTTCATGATTGCTTACATTATTTTAACGATACCttggaatattataacGATAAAAAAAGGTGGGGAAAAGTggaaaaaagggaaaattTTGTGTAGTATCTCATTTTTTGGAACGTTAATTCCACTAATTTATTGGTTTATTCAACATAAAGTGAAGATTAGACCGGGAGCATATTCTATTTACGCATATTTTGAATGGactttaattattttggatattttatttgattttttgtGTTTAAACGATTTCCAATGCCTAGATATTCTATTCAGAATAAAGCCAACTTTTGGTTTGAGTTTTATGAACGTGGGAAAACAAGATGTCAATGACCAGGAAGATGATCCtgattatatattaagCGAACAGGAGGatatatcatttttgtCAGATGATGAAGTGTTAAGTATAGACAAAGAAGAAATCACCCAACTCCTCATCGAAAAAGATATCATTATTCCTCAGGAGAACAAAAAATCACATTTTAACACCATGAGAGACAGCgcaaattttgaaatttttatcaacaTTATAGATTTTATCATTGCAACATATCAATCTTTTCTATTTTGGACGAGTGCCACCGCCTTGTTATGCATTATATGGCATTTCCCGCTATGGTATATGGGAATTTCGGGTTACGAAttgtctattttttttttagtagcACCGGtgttatattatatacCATATTGTTCATTATGGGTAAATCATTATGGaacattattatcttcCTTGATTGCGCTGGGTTCCTATTTGGTTTCCATTCcagaaaaaagattaatagTTGTTGGTATTGGTTGCAGCTTGtgtgttttaaattttgtttattatatttattctaTGTTGGATACTGACTGGAAAATTTTGGAATACAGCGTTTGCTGGTGTTTAGGTTTGACTTTAAGTGTTATTGTGAAAATGGGCTGGTTTACAAATAACCCTTTATGGCCTATAATGTATGAGGGAAATGGTGGTTGGAATAAAACCGGAATCATTATTGGTTTAGTTTTGTCATTCATTGCCCCTAatctaaataaatttaaaacaccTAATGGTACCATAAGCAGGAGCACTGTAAGTTATACATTAGTGTCAAAAAGTCTAATTATATTTGGGTTTGGTTCATTATTGTTTGCCATCCATCAGTTGTTGTCAGATTCGTCTACTTTAATATATTGGTCTTGGGAAGGTTGGAATATGAAGAATGGAGGAACTCCGTTGTTACACTGGCCATGGAGCTCATTAACTTGTTTAATtatgttattttcatcattaaCCAATTTCATATTGGCACCAACCTTGTCAAAGAAATGTGTAGTAATTCTATTATTGACAATATCGACCCTCGTACTTTCTTCGTCGCATATTACTGAGTGGGACAATTATCTATATGGCGGAGTACCATATTTAATTAGTATAATTTGGTGTATTCCATATTATTTCCAGTCTTTATATGAACTGCATTCGATATCTGtattttgttgttctttttttatttatgttttgCTTATTTTAGCTCATGTTTGGACTGTCGCTTATGCTTTCGTTCCATATGGTTGGCTTTTAAGGGAAAGGTTGCCACatgttttattgttttctaCTCTGAATATTATACTTGGGTTAATAGTCGGTGGAAAACCTGCTGGTTATAGTATCAGATGTCACTCTGTTAAATGTTCCAAATTCTACCGGTTTTTGGTTGGTATGGCAGTAACACTTTTTACTTTACTTGGGATTTTTCATAAGCAGTTACAGCCTTTTAAAACTGGGTTGCCTCAGCCACATCATGCCCCAGAAAAACTATTTACGGCTGGTATCTGGACGATTCACTTTGGTTTGGATAATGATATGTGGGCTAgcgaaaaaagaataatcaACTTAATTGAAAGCATGGAGTTAGATGTTGTTGGATTATTGGAAACAGACACTCAAAGGATTACGATGGGTAATCGTGATTTAACCAACGAACTAGGCCATAAACTAAATATGTATGCGGATTATGGTCCAGGTCCAAATAAACATACCTGGGGGTGTGCCTTATTATCTAAATTTCCAATCATTGAATCGaaacattatttattgcCTTCTCCCAAGGGGGAATTGGCGCCTGCCATTCATGCGACTTTGCAAATGTATGGCGGGAAGTTGGTTGATGTTTTTGTATTCCACAGTGGccaagaagaagatgaagaagataGAAGGTTGCAGAGTGAGAAGCTGGCACAATATATGGGTTCTGTGCCTATAGGAAGGCCAAGTATTTTGTTGAGTTATTTGGTTACTAAACCACACGAAGGATTTTATAACAATTATGTAAGTGATGTTAGTGGCATGCATGATATTGAACCCGAAGACATGGAAAGGTGGTgtgaatatattttatataaaaatttgaaaagagTAGGGTATGCAAGAGTTAGTCGTGGCACGATTACTGATACTGAATTGCAAGTTGGCAAATTTCAAGTTTTGGACGATAATGAAATTCAAGAGGTTGGTGAGGATTTATTGTACCAGAATCACAAAGTCAAGAACGTAGATGAAGTTCCATGGGGATTGAGATTTCCTTCTAAATATTTAGGTGAGGGTGTAGATGGGCATTGTTATCATGTTTTTGGTGATccatattattatgattttgATTTAGATGATCAAATTTtcgatgaagaagaaaaaaacgaTTGA
- the GLC3 gene encoding 1,4-alpha-glucan branching enzyme (similar to Saccharomyces cerevisiae YEL011W | GLC3 | GLyCogen), giving the protein MTTNNNNDNATANSNVPDNVKGCIQLDPYLRPFADVLSERRYLADEWNYKLTNGNSTSLTDFARNAYKEFGFHVNANNKDITFKEWAPNASRAFLIGDFNNWNESSHELKKDEYGNFEILLPPVKNAESGELQYAIPHDSKVKLLFILPDGSKIYRIPAWITRCTQPDEETVKQYGPGYEGRFWNPNMEIYKPTSANVAPTVGTSGLKIYEAHIGISTPEPKIGTYNEFTANVLPRIHDLGYNVVQLMAIMEHAYYGSFGYQVTNFFAVSSRYGTPDDLKKLIDAAHKLGISVFLDVVHSHASKNSGDGLNFFDGSDHQYFHSLQSSGGRGEHPLWDSRLFNYGKYEVQRFLLANLAFFIDVYKFDGFRFDGVTSMLYSHHGCGFGFSGDYNEYLSRDRSFVDHEALAYLMLANDLIHEMLPDSNTIAEDVSGYPTLCLPRSIGGGGFNYRLAMAIPDMWIKLLKECKDEDWEMGKIVYNLTNRRHGEKVVAYAESHDQALVGDKTLAFWLMDAAMYTDMTVLTSLTPVVDRGISLHKLIRLITHSLGGEAYLNFEGNEFGHPEWLDFPTQLNGQSYHYARRQFNLVDDRLLRYKDLYQFDKYLQHCESHYTWLNTPQAYVSLKHEVDKVIAYERNGLIFIFNFHPTQSFVDYRIGVEVPGAYKIILNSDRSEFGGHNRIDEAKSRFFTVDLPWNGRKNYIQVYIPSRVAIVLALENRV; this is encoded by the coding sequence ATGactacaaataataacaatgataatgCCACTGCCAATAGCAACGTACCTGATAATGTTAAGGGTTGTATCCAATTAGATCCATATTTAAGACCGTTTGCTGATGTTTTAAGTGAAAGAAGATATTTGGCAGATGAATGGAACTACAAATTAACCAATGGTAATAGCACTAGCTTAACTGATTTTGCGAGAAATGCCTATAAAGAGTTTGGTTTCCATGTAAATGCCAACAACAAAGATATTACATTCAAGGAATGGGCACCTAATGCATCTAGagcttttttaattggtgATTTCAATAACTGGAATGAGTCCTCTcatgaattgaaaaaagatgagTATGGTAACTTTGAAATTCTTTTACCACCTGTTAAAAATGCCGAGAGTGGCGAACTTCAATATGCCATTCCTCATGATAGCAAAGTTAagcttttatttattttaccaGATGgttcaaaaatatataggATCCCTGCTTGGATCACTAGATGTACCCAGCCTGATGAGGAGACCGTGAAGCAATATGGTCCAGGCTACGAAGGCCGTTTTTGGAATCCAAATATGGAAATATACAAGCCTACTTCTGCTAATGTCGCTCCCACTGTAGGTACCTCTGGTTTGAAAATTTATGAGGCTCATATAGGGATATCCACTCCAGAGCCTAAAATAGGTACTTATAATGAGTTTACTGCAAATGTGTTGCCACGTATTCATGATCTGGGTTATAATGTAGTCCAATTGATGGCCATCATGGAGCACGCATATTATGGTTCGTTTGGGTATCAAGtaactaatttttttgcgGTCAGTAGTAGATATGGTACACCTgatgatttgaaaaaattaatagatGCTGCGCATAAGTTAGGTATTAGCGTTTTCCTTGATGTAGTCCATTCCCATGCAAGCAAAAATTCAGGGGATGGCTTAAATTTCTTCGATGGTTCGGATCACCAATACTTCCATTCTCTTCAGTCTTCTGGTGGCAGGGGTGAGCACCCCTTATGGGATTCTAGATTGTTCAACTATGGTAAATACGAAGTGCAACGATTTTTATTGGCTAATTTGGCATTTTTCATTGATGTGTACAAGTTTGATGGGTTCCGATTTGATGGTGTGACCTCAATGCTTTATTCGCACCATGGATGTGGTTTTGGTTTTAGCGGCGATTATAATGAATATCTATCCCGTGACCGAAGCTTTGTTGATCATGAGGCATTGGCCTATTTGATGTTAGCCAATGATTTAATTCATGAAATGCTACCTGATAGTAATACTATTGCTGAGGATGTTTCTGGCTACCCCACTCTATGTTTGCCTAGGTCAattggtggtggtggtttTAACTATAGATTAGCAATGGCAATTCCTGATATGTGGATCAAGTTATTGAAGGAGTGCAAGGATGAAGATTGGGAGATGGGCAAGATTGTTTACAATTTGACCAATAGGAGACATGGCGAAAAGGTGGTTGCATATGCGGAATCTCACGATCAAGCTTTAGTTGGAGACAAGACTTTGGCATTCTGGTTGATGGATGCTGCTATGTACACAGATATGACTGTTTTGACAAGTTTGACACCAGTAGTCGACAGGGGTATTTCACTACACAAGTTGATCAGATTGATTACGCATTCTTTGGGTGGCGAAGCGTACTTGAATTTTGAGGGTAATGAGTTTGGACATCCGGAGTGGTTAGATTTTCCTACTCAGCTGAATGGACAGAGTTATCATTATGCCAGACGTCAATTTAACTTGGTTGACGACCGTTTATTACGTTATAAAGATTTATATcaatttgataaatatttacaacACTGTGAGTCACATTATACATGGTTGAATACTCCACAGGCCTATGTTTCTTTAAAGCATGAAGTTGATAAAGTTATAGCATATGAGAGGAATGGGTtgatctttatttttaatttccatCCTACCCAGAGTTTTGTAGATTATAGAATTGGCGTTGAAGTTCCTGGCGCTTATAAGATTATTTTGAACAGTGATAGGTCTGAGTTTGGTGGACACAATCGTATTGACGAAGCAAAGTCAAGATTCTTTACTGTTGATTTGCCTTGGAACGGGCGTAAGAATTATATTCAAGTTTATATTCCGAGTAGAGTTGCAATTGTCCTAGCCTTGGAAAATAGGGTATGA